The nucleotide window AAGAAACTTTGCGGGGTTTTTTTCGTTGCTTTTTCGCGTACTACCGAACGTGTAGCGTGCTAAAAACTGTGCTTACTGAGCAAAACAGACAACTGCGGAAACAAGGATATCGTTAACGtaaatgtatatgtgtatCTTAACACGCTACAATAACCACGAACTTATCTGGAAAAGTTATTATTTGTCCTAATTGtgaaattgttttattgttcttttttttgttacacatgtatattgtattatctgttaaacaaatttttttggGAAGTAGCAACTTGTATTGTACGTAGATAATAATTGGATTGATAAATTGGATTTTATTTCCAGAAACGTGTTCTTAAATGCAGCAGTTACTGAAattattctataaattttatttctttgtattaAATTGGACTTGATTTATTCTATAACATcgaagacattttttttaagaagatCTAAGTTGAtgcacttataaaaaataaataaattttgggCACTGTCAGTGAGATGGgtattttataacaaagtatattttttacatgttttttaaatctaGGAAACAAGCTCAAGCTGCCAAGATGGAAGCCGAAAAAGAAGGTATTGTCGTGCCTGTAACTCTGGAGGATTATTGCATAAAGACTCGAGCGAGGCCAGCCGAACAACAACTAGATATGACAGACTTCTACGATGATGAGTATGAGTTGGATGACGACGAAGACGAGCAGTTGAGCGCGACCGATTACGAAGACGGCGACGATAGTGGCAATGGGGAATCGTGATCCATTTCttaaacgataataataataatataaaccCGCGAATcgctaattattatatatcagTTCTGtatagattaataaattaacgagctTCTAAACCGGACGatatctctatttttctctttccgctaccaaaattaaaattaattattatttttttgtgctCAAAAGAggtattttaagaaaattttgtatatagaCTTATATATGTCTATCGTAAGCCATCGTCAACCATTACCGTCATTTATGCTTTTTAAACACGTTTGTACCTCTTATAACGATGCTTTTtctgaaaaacaaataatttctttacgaGTACAAGGTTTTCCTTTGAATTAATAAGTTTGCTTAATGATGGTTTGTgaaaaataagtattttttagcTCTCGCACTGCCGAGATATTTGTTAAACAGTAAAGTCGGTCGTTTTGTGatcaatatttattgtatagGACTCAggagatttaattaatgacaCGTATACAAAATGCATTAAACACATATTAAATTCTACatgtattatacaaatatgtaACGCAATCTATACACTTTACATAAAAAtctatcgtaaaaaaaatattatgtaaaagatTAATGTAAACAATTAAtgtaatgaattaataatgatcCAGTTTTGGTTGAGCGAgagttaataaaaagattgtaATGTAATGACCACATAAAATTATGGAGAATCCCGTGTTTACAAGCTCTTTAACTTAAGCAATATGCTACGGCGCTTGTGCGCGCGCGATATGAATATACGTACTACGGATAGGAGCACTTTGCTTATTGTGTTGTGGCTGGCACTTTGATCTTTTAAATAGGAATGGACCAATTGATTTACCTTGCGATAACAAACGTTCGATAAAAATGATCATATGTAAGGTACAGTAAGTacacgataaattttttttacattggaCATCTAGTTTCACACCTCCAAGTTCAAAGTTGAAAACGGGTACATCAATTGATCCTAAGTATAATAATTCtctatataaaatttgcattgttTTTGGATAACTATTTATGTTAagataacattaaaaaaattgtcaggGGAAGAATTCAATTTAGCGTAAGAGAAAATAAGCTGCCGAAGAAGACCTGTTAAAAATTGtcagtaataaattttgcatcTCACACACTAGGATCCATGTTATATATtgatatcattaattatatttatatatgtatgtgcatCCATTTATATCGATGTAATCATACCGATATTTTCGCCGTATCATTTTAGTGaattataaaatgaaaattaacaGCAATATCATATGTGTTTATTTTCTCGCAGATCTGGACGACAGATCCAATCATGGCTTTTaagaagaattaattttatacattttaatttttattatgaacgctattaaatattttcagaaggacttatgataaaaataattatacgcgtATGTTGTTACAGCCATAAAAGTTACTTTAGcttataattttctcaaaGATCTCTCTTCGCTATCATCTTTTACTAGAGGAAATAAAGCTTTCCGGGCGAAATTGGTTAAATATAAGCTTATTACTTAAGTGAAAGTTATATCGGATACAAAACTAATCGATTCTGATAACGTATCTGTGTTCGTATGACTGAAATTGTAAATAGTACGAAactcaattttaaatatgataGGTGGTAATCTTTtacttatttctttattaGCCACTTTATTGAAAGACCAATCGGATGTTGAAAgtgttttaaatgataaaagcAAGAGGACCTTTTTAAATCCCAATAGCTAAGTATATACTCTGCGCTTATAGTAGAATTATAGCTAAAGTGAATATTCCCTAGTTCCTTCGACGTATTGTAAAATCTTGTCTCATTTCATGTTTTTCTTATATAgctatttaataatagaaaacaCACAAagtactgaaaaaaaaaaaaaattaataatttatatatttcataattcttttctctttttgtacATACcaataaacaatttttcttcgtacggttattaataaaattagtgtAATACTACCACACATATGCTTTGTCGATTTAGTGAATATGGGTAATGTCGgataatattaatcatttacTATTAATTACCTTTTTCACATGATGATAGGCTAATGTGAGGAAATATgtgtaaatacattttattatggTAAAATACTGAGTTTTGTGTATTTTCTTAACTACCGATATACATTCCGTACATCGGCAAATAATGgtacgatatatatatataaaaatatgtttatttttcaCACATTTTTACATACACGGttcatattttatgaataCAAAAAATggtagtaataataattaatcaatcaacTTGTCAATTTTTCGtacatataaaagaaaaggcaCATTAaaactctaaaaaaaatttttctttaaatatgaaatatattcttttattatttttgaacgaAAAAAATCAATGTGCCAGTACAAACACGCGTTATAAACTTCGATTAGTTCAACCCTGTGCATCTGATATGCAGTTTCCAAatagaaaatgttaataaatagaaGAAAACAAAACAAGGGAAacagaaagtataatattatcGACATCTTGGTGGGACATTTATAAGCTTTAACTTACGGCTAGCAttatatctaaattatttaacagctTATTTCgaatgatattaaattattgtcatGTGTGATTATGGACGGTTGTTTAAAGTTAATGTTGATTAGCCCAGCATTTCGAGCAATAATATTGAGTTTTTGGCGATCCAAAGTATTGGCAGCCTTCAGTGCGGCACTTTTTCACGGAGTCCTGTAAAAAATAGCAATTATAgtttacaaattttgttttttttacagcttACTTATATACCTTTGACTCATCACTATTGTTCCAAGTCTTTGGCCCCGTACTATTTGATGGAGTTTGATCGTTATAAAATGTAGATCTGcgaaaatgaatatatatttagtttGTAATCATCTAAGATAATTAGCATTTCGAAACTATACCTTGAAAGATAAAGTGTGTGATCTTTATTATTTGGGTTGGTGGGTAATAGTTTACTAACGCTCGCATGACTACCATGATCACTGGCAGTGTAAAACTTAGATCTTCCAGCACCGTAATTCAGTTCACTACCTGTGTCATCTATCTGATGGTCTTGTAAATATCTATAAAGATAcagtaattaaattctatttaattcagctgtcaaatttattaaataatcagaataagttaaaaatacCTTGCATGGGCACTTTGAAGATAATTTTGTAGCATCTGGTCCACGTATTGATGACGTCTACTTTTTATTCTCACACATAACAATCCTTCTGTAGAAATTCCACCGTTTGTAGAAGGCGGACTCTTCGGCCTTTTATTGGtcataaacaatatttttttactaacaGATCTGCCAATAGAACCGACTTGTTTCGCGACTTCTAACAGTTGTTTCGCGGTCTTTGATAAAGAACCATCTGTATCAGAAAATCTATCAATATCTTCGGATGTAAAACTTTGATATTCGCAGTCTAAATATTGTCGTAATAAGATCTCCATCTgtatgtaacaaaaataattttattttattaatttaatttttcagggTGCCGATAAATACATGCAACTAAATTTACGTACGGTATCCTGCGTGCAGCTTAATAACTCTCGTGAACCGTCAATCCAATCCCAATCAGGGCCAGGATCCACGGCAAATAAAACTGACAATAGTTTGCCTGTATCCGGATCTACCAGCGGTATACTAACTCCTTCGCCGCAAGCGCTACCATAATCGTTACATCCGTCTACAGTTACAAGCGGGGAGAAGTGAGCAGAATGATATGCCAGAAGCAAGGGTGTTCTGTGACACAATAAAGGCGAAACTTCCAAAGGTAAATATACTCCACCGAATGGAATCGGCGCTAAGGCTACTCCGTCCGCGTCCTTTAGCATAGTTTCCGCTATAACTATAATAGGTCTTCTTAAGACATGGGCCAAGGTTAAAACGTGTATCTGAAACGAAAGCAGACGTTGTAATTCCAAAAtatagtttatataaatttaagaaaatgcTACCGTACTTCTTCAAGGCTCTGATAAGAGGTAGCAGTCTGATTTCGGATTGTAGGAGAGGCCATATCCACTATACTCTGCCATTCTGATAACCATTCCGCTTCTGTATACGATAACCCAGCGGCCGCGTTTAAACCCGTTTGCCTCCATTTCCACCGTCTAAAATttatagtaataaataaatctttatttcaaTTCTTTACTCTCATTAAGATTAGCTTAATGTtagcttaatttttatgtacctGAAAAGCGCGTGCCTGTATTCTCCTTTGGTTAAAGTGTTATGCAACGCTTCTCTTAGGGTAAGTAATCTATCGTGAAAGCCCCACATTCCCAATGATGCAGCATGAAGCAGACAATTGCCATCTCCAG belongs to Cardiocondyla obscurior isolate alpha-2009 linkage group LG23, Cobs3.1, whole genome shotgun sequence and includes:
- the LOC139111195 gene encoding OTU domain-containing protein 7B isoform X2; translated protein: MSVGLSMYDGLESENPPDNGLESATGATKKLARGISRATENAAIVSYARSQLAALGTPDTPEFTFSLPDLSVYPDSFRKFLEKDLIENGCLSSLEAAGRLNWWYKSGSTRILWPLATSGDGNCLLHAASLGMWGFHDRLLTLREALHNTLTKGEYRHALFRRWKWRQTGLNAAAGLSYTEAEWLSEWQSIVDMASPTIRNQTATSYQSLEEIHVLTLAHVLRRPIIVIAETMLKDADGVALAPIPFGGVYLPLEVSPLLCHRTPLLLAYHSAHFSPLVTVDGCNDYGSACGEGVSIPLVDPDTGKLLSVLFAVDPGPDWDWIDGSRELLSCTQDTMEILLRQYLDCEYQSFTSEDIDRFSDTDGSLSKTAKQLLEVAKQVGSIGRSVSKKILFMTNKRPKSPPSTNGGISTEGLLCVRIKSRRHQYVDQMLQNYLQSAHARYLQDHQIDDTGSELNYGAGRSKFYTASDHGSHASVSKLLPTNPNNKDHTLYLSRSTFYNDQTPSNSTGPKTWNNSDESKDSVKKCRTEGCQYFGSPKTQYYCSKCWANQH
- the LOC139111195 gene encoding OTU domain-containing protein 7B isoform X1 — protein: MRHSCVMSVGLSMYDGLESENPPDNGLESATGATKKLARGISRATENAAIVSYARSQLAALGTPDTPEFTFSLPDLSVYPDSFRKFLEKDLIENGCLSSLEAAGRLNWWYKSGSTRILWPLATSGDGNCLLHAASLGMWGFHDRLLTLREALHNTLTKGEYRHALFRRWKWRQTGLNAAAGLSYTEAEWLSEWQSIVDMASPTIRNQTATSYQSLEEIHVLTLAHVLRRPIIVIAETMLKDADGVALAPIPFGGVYLPLEVSPLLCHRTPLLLAYHSAHFSPLVTVDGCNDYGSACGEGVSIPLVDPDTGKLLSVLFAVDPGPDWDWIDGSRELLSCTQDTMEILLRQYLDCEYQSFTSEDIDRFSDTDGSLSKTAKQLLEVAKQVGSIGRSVSKKILFMTNKRPKSPPSTNGGISTEGLLCVRIKSRRHQYVDQMLQNYLQSAHARYLQDHQIDDTGSELNYGAGRSKFYTASDHGSHASVSKLLPTNPNNKDHTLYLSRSTFYNDQTPSNSTGPKTWNNSDESKDSVKKCRTEGCQYFGSPKTQYYCSKCWANQH